The following proteins are encoded in a genomic region of Nonomuraea muscovyensis:
- a CDS encoding LysR substrate-binding domain-containing protein: MELDSGTLTKLRAFEAVGRHLSFAKAAQELYVTPAALSHHVRHLEEELGVPLITRLHRRIELSPSGMRLLPECSQALQILSRAVREVKRTDQQETLTVSVAPYFSAKWLTPRLGRFWAHHPDIDLRLHHAYQPADFLTDNLDAGINWCPGDWPNAESTLVLHGRLTIVCSRAYLKQLPPDPSPHDLLDHRLMFEFSIEHLIRWFEASGVNLPAPPRADQVDDSHTLRRLALDGHGAALFFSGLIHEDLRTGQLVRPFDVEIDPGSAYYLTRPKDRPVGRRLKLFTAWLMSEIATSPYV; the protein is encoded by the coding sequence CAGCTCAGGAGCTTTACGTAACCCCGGCCGCCCTCAGCCACCATGTGCGTCATCTGGAGGAGGAGCTCGGAGTTCCGCTCATCACGCGCCTGCACCGGCGCATCGAGCTCTCCCCCAGCGGGATGAGGCTCCTCCCCGAGTGCTCGCAGGCGCTCCAGATCCTCAGCCGCGCGGTTCGAGAGGTCAAACGGACCGACCAGCAGGAGACTCTCACGGTCAGCGTCGCCCCGTACTTCTCGGCGAAATGGCTGACCCCACGGCTGGGCCGGTTCTGGGCACATCACCCGGACATCGACCTGCGGCTGCACCATGCCTACCAGCCGGCCGACTTCCTCACCGACAACCTGGACGCGGGGATCAACTGGTGTCCGGGCGACTGGCCCAACGCCGAGAGCACGCTGGTGCTGCACGGCCGGCTCACGATCGTGTGCAGCCGCGCCTACCTCAAGCAGTTGCCTCCTGATCCCTCCCCCCACGATCTGCTCGACCACAGGCTCATGTTCGAGTTCAGCATCGAGCATCTGATCCGCTGGTTCGAAGCCTCCGGCGTCAACCTTCCCGCACCACCCAGAGCCGACCAGGTGGACGACTCCCACACGCTGCGCAGGCTCGCCCTGGACGGCCACGGCGCCGCCCTGTTCTTCTCTGGCCTGATTCACGAGGACCTCCGGACCGGCCAACTCGTCCGCCCGTTCGACGTCGAGATCGATCCGGGCAGCGCGTACTACCTGACCAGGCCGAAGGACCGGCCGGTCGGGCGACGACTGAAGCTCTTCACCGCATGGCTGATGAGCGAGATCGCCACGAGCCCCTACGTGTGA
- a CDS encoding RelA/SpoT family protein: MNPVLEPLFRTVRATHPKADLRLIERAYEVAAHHHRDQKRKSGDPYITHPLAVATILAELGTDDETLCAALLHDTVEDTSYGLDELRADFGDTIGSLVDGVTKLDKVKFGDAAQAETVRKMVVAMSRDIRVLIIKLADRLHNMRTMRYLPEHKRHQKSRETLEIFAPLAHRLGMNTIKWELEDLAFAMLYPKRYDEIARMVSERAPRRDLFLQEVIEKVSGDLREAKIRAVVKGRPKHYYSVYQKMIARDVAFDDIYDLVGIRVLVDSVRDCYAALGTIHARWNPVPGRFKDYIAMPKFNMYQSLHTTVIGPEGKPVELQIRTHAMHHRAEYGVAAHWKYKEEVGSPGPQGKVKPGSDMAWLRQLLDWQKETADPGEFLESLRFDLSVSEVYVFTPRGQVVALPEGATPVDFAYAVHTEVGHRCIGARVNGRLVPLESRLGNGDTVEIFTSKSPDAGPSRDWLKFVKSGRARNKIRQWFSKERRETAIEAGKEAIGRAMRKQGLPLQRLMSGESLLALARDLHYPDVSALYAAVGEGHVAAQTVVTKLVASIGGVDSAEEDIAETSVPTRLQGRPRGGGAGVVVAGDADVWVRLSKCCTPVPGDEIVGFVTRGHGVSVHRADCTNVQQLRSQPDRLVEVSWSPGDDSVFLVAIQVEALDRPRLLSDVTRTLSDQHVNILSASVTTSRDRVAVSKFTFEMGDPKHLGHVLKAVRSIQGVFDVYRVSGAT; encoded by the coding sequence ATGAACCCCGTGCTGGAGCCGCTGTTCCGGACCGTTCGCGCCACCCACCCCAAGGCCGACCTGCGCCTCATCGAGCGCGCCTACGAGGTCGCCGCCCACCACCACCGCGACCAGAAGCGCAAGTCGGGCGACCCGTACATCACCCATCCGCTGGCCGTGGCGACGATCCTGGCCGAGCTGGGCACCGACGACGAGACGCTGTGCGCGGCGCTGCTGCACGACACCGTCGAGGACACCTCCTACGGCCTCGACGAGCTGCGGGCCGACTTCGGTGACACGATCGGATCGCTGGTCGACGGCGTCACCAAGCTCGACAAGGTGAAGTTCGGCGACGCCGCGCAGGCCGAGACCGTGCGCAAGATGGTCGTCGCGATGTCGCGCGACATCCGGGTCCTGATCATCAAGCTGGCCGACCGGCTGCACAACATGCGCACCATGCGCTACCTGCCCGAGCACAAGCGCCACCAGAAGTCCCGCGAGACGCTGGAGATCTTCGCGCCGCTCGCCCACCGCCTGGGCATGAACACCATCAAGTGGGAGCTCGAGGACCTGGCCTTCGCCATGCTCTACCCCAAGCGCTACGACGAGATCGCGCGCATGGTGTCGGAGCGGGCGCCCCGTCGCGACCTGTTCCTCCAGGAGGTCATCGAGAAGGTCTCCGGCGACCTGCGCGAGGCCAAGATCCGCGCCGTGGTCAAGGGCAGGCCCAAGCACTACTACTCCGTCTACCAGAAGATGATCGCCCGCGACGTGGCCTTCGACGACATCTACGACCTGGTGGGCATCCGGGTCCTCGTCGACAGCGTGCGCGACTGCTATGCGGCCCTGGGAACGATCCACGCGCGATGGAACCCCGTGCCCGGCAGGTTCAAGGACTACATCGCGATGCCCAAGTTCAACATGTACCAGTCGCTGCACACCACGGTCATCGGCCCCGAGGGCAAGCCGGTGGAGCTGCAGATCCGCACGCACGCCATGCACCACCGGGCCGAGTACGGCGTGGCCGCCCACTGGAAGTACAAGGAGGAGGTCGGCTCGCCGGGCCCGCAGGGCAAGGTCAAGCCCGGCAGCGACATGGCCTGGCTGCGCCAGCTCCTCGACTGGCAGAAGGAGACCGCCGACCCGGGCGAGTTCCTGGAGTCGCTGCGCTTCGACCTGTCGGTGTCGGAGGTCTACGTCTTCACCCCGCGCGGCCAGGTCGTGGCGTTGCCCGAGGGCGCGACGCCGGTCGACTTCGCCTACGCCGTGCACACCGAGGTCGGCCACCGCTGCATCGGGGCCCGGGTCAACGGCCGGTTGGTGCCGCTGGAGTCGCGGCTGGGCAACGGCGACACGGTCGAGATCTTCACCTCCAAGTCGCCCGATGCCGGCCCGTCGCGCGACTGGCTCAAGTTCGTCAAGTCGGGCCGGGCCCGTAACAAGATCCGCCAGTGGTTCTCCAAGGAGCGCCGCGAGACCGCGATCGAGGCGGGCAAGGAGGCCATCGGCCGGGCCATGCGCAAGCAGGGCCTGCCGCTGCAGCGGCTGATGTCCGGTGAGTCGCTGCTGGCGCTCGCCCGCGACCTGCACTACCCCGACGTGTCGGCCCTCTACGCGGCCGTGGGGGAGGGCCACGTCGCCGCGCAGACGGTCGTGACGAAGCTGGTGGCGTCCATCGGCGGCGTGGACAGCGCAGAGGAGGACATCGCCGAGACGTCGGTCCCGACGCGCCTGCAGGGCCGCCCCCGTGGCGGCGGCGCGGGCGTGGTCGTGGCGGGCGACGCCGACGTGTGGGTGCGCCTGTCCAAGTGCTGCACGCCGGTGCCGGGCGACGAGATCGTCGGCTTCGTCACCCGCGGCCACGGCGTGTCGGTGCACCGCGCCGACTGCACCAACGTCCAGCAGCTCAGGTCGCAGCCCGACCGGCTGGTCGAGGTGAGCTGGTCGCCCGGCGACGACTCGGTGTTCCTCGTGGCGATCCAGGTGGAGGCCCTCGACCGGCCGCGCCTGCTCTCCGACGTCACGCGGACGCTGTCCGACCAGCACGTCAACATCCTCAGCGCGTCGGTCACCACCTCGCGCGACCGGGTGGCGGTCAGCAAGTTCACCTTCGAGATGGGCGACCCCAAACACCTCGGCCACGTGCTCAAGGCCGTCCGCAGCATCCAGGGCGTCTTCGACGTCTACCGCGTCAGCGGCGCCACCTGA
- a CDS encoding adenine phosphoribosyltransferase, translating to MTNRDLSTLILDRIRDVPDYPKPGVLFKDISPLLADHEVFAAVVDALAGSEPVDKIVGIEARGFILAAPVAYRAGAGFVPVRKKGKLPSETLEESYDLEYGSATIEVHRDAFTKGDRVLIVDDVLATGGTAEAAVELVRRAGAEVVGLGILMELAFLKGRERLPGVDVRSLVIV from the coding sequence GTGACCAACCGTGACCTGAGCACGCTGATCCTCGACCGGATCAGGGACGTGCCCGACTATCCCAAGCCAGGCGTGCTGTTCAAGGACATCAGCCCGCTGCTGGCCGACCACGAGGTGTTCGCGGCCGTGGTGGACGCGCTGGCCGGCAGCGAGCCGGTCGACAAGATCGTCGGAATCGAGGCACGGGGCTTCATCCTGGCCGCCCCGGTGGCCTACCGGGCAGGCGCCGGTTTCGTGCCCGTACGGAAAAAGGGCAAACTGCCCTCCGAAACGCTAGAGGAGTCCTACGATCTGGAGTACGGCTCCGCGACCATCGAGGTGCACCGCGACGCCTTCACCAAGGGCGACCGGGTTCTCATCGTCGATGACGTGCTCGCCACGGGCGGCACGGCCGAGGCGGCCGTGGAGCTCGTCCGGAGGGCCGGAGCCGAGGTGGTCGGCCTCGGCATCCTCATGGAGCTGGCCTTCCTCAAGGGGCGCGAGCGCCTGCCGGGAGTGGACGTCCGCTCCCTTGTGATCGTCTGA
- the secF gene encoding protein translocase subunit SecF, translating into MGLGRRLYRGEIDVDFVGKWRLWYGLSGFLLVISLAGLLINGLNLGVEFKGGSVFSFKAPTATIEEVREGFQEQGVHQPIVQTAGDRWRVTTETLPENTMLAVQNSIAKDYNVPVNQVDVQSIGASWGGEVSQKAWIGLGVFMLAIILYLSMAFEPKMALAAIVALVHDLVITAGVYAWSGFEVTPATLLGFLTILGYSLYDAVVVFDMIKEVTAKLGTTSKQTYSMAANNALNHTLIRSLNTSLVAILPVAAILFIGTTVLGAGTLKDLSLSLFVGMIVGTYSSLCVATPLLVTLKEREPRYQAIAKRLASQSGKGAKSAAAAKG; encoded by the coding sequence ATGGGACTGGGGCGTCGCCTCTACCGAGGCGAGATCGACGTCGACTTCGTCGGCAAGTGGAGGCTCTGGTACGGCCTGTCGGGCTTCCTCCTCGTCATCTCCCTCGCCGGACTGCTGATCAACGGGCTCAACCTCGGCGTCGAGTTCAAGGGCGGGTCGGTCTTCTCGTTCAAGGCGCCGACCGCCACCATCGAGGAGGTCCGCGAGGGCTTCCAGGAGCAGGGCGTCCACCAGCCGATCGTGCAGACGGCCGGTGACCGCTGGCGGGTCACCACCGAGACCCTGCCCGAGAACACCATGCTCGCCGTCCAGAACTCCATCGCCAAGGACTACAACGTCCCGGTGAACCAGGTCGACGTCCAGTCGATCGGCGCGTCCTGGGGCGGTGAGGTGTCGCAGAAGGCCTGGATAGGCCTCGGCGTCTTCATGCTCGCGATCATCCTCTACCTGTCGATGGCGTTCGAGCCGAAGATGGCGCTGGCCGCGATCGTGGCGCTCGTCCACGACCTCGTCATCACGGCCGGCGTCTACGCCTGGTCCGGCTTCGAGGTCACCCCGGCGACCCTGCTGGGCTTCCTGACCATCCTCGGTTACTCGCTCTACGACGCGGTCGTGGTGTTCGACATGATCAAGGAGGTCACGGCCAAGCTGGGCACCACGTCCAAGCAGACCTACTCGATGGCCGCCAACAACGCGCTCAACCACACGCTGATCCGGTCGCTCAACACCTCGCTGGTCGCGATCCTGCCCGTGGCGGCGATCCTGTTCATCGGCACGACCGTGCTCGGCGCGGGCACGCTGAAGGACCTGTCGCTGTCGCTGTTCGTCGGCATGATCGTCGGCACCTACTCCTCGCTGTGCGTGGCCACGCCGCTGCTGGTCACCCTCAAGGAGCGGGAGCCGCGCTACCAGGCCATCGCCAAGCGGCTGGCCTCCCAGAGCGGCAAGGGCGCCAAGAGCGCCGCCGCGGCCAAGGGCTGA
- the secD gene encoding protein translocase subunit SecD, with protein sequence MARPTSSHSKPGRTLLLLLALILALGGTMFLQKAFTPKLGLDLAGGTTVTLSPVTQNGAAPPEEILDRAVNIIRDRVNGTGISDAEVAKSGDNIIISIPGVGQSEAIKLVATTAELRFRQVLAMEATQLPQELTTQPATPSAAPSGSASPEPTASPSKSARSEPSSPRSPAAGTPSASPTGKALSSALTAQAPDPTPTATRAQKDGQSDAKQQSDRQQNDQQQVQKKGQDPKASPTPSPTATQPQQDSGVNTKGIDPAVLKQFNSLDCADPKNRGQGVQDDPNKQYAGCESDGSFKYVLDVAKVVGTDIDTASAGVRQGSTEWVVQLDFKSKGAGEWSKLTSAAFNSPEPRNKVAVVLDGVVITAPNIISPIPGGRAEITGGFNQKSATELAEQLKYGALPLKFERSSIDTVSSTLGQDQLMGGLISGIIGLALVVVYCLLYYRGLGIVAVLSLVVASILTYLAVVVLGHNAGFRLSLPHIIGLVVSIGITADSFIVYFERIRDEMKEGRRTLRAAVEVAWVRARRTILIADAVMFIAAVVLYALAVGGVAGFAFAMGLTTLIDIVVVFMFTKPFIALLARLKFFAKGHPLSGIDAERMSAHPTGSSRPTTPQEA encoded by the coding sequence GTGGCCCGACCGACCAGCAGCCACAGTAAGCCGGGGCGAACGCTCCTGCTGCTCCTGGCGCTCATCCTCGCCCTGGGCGGGACGATGTTCCTGCAGAAGGCGTTCACGCCGAAGCTGGGACTCGACCTCGCCGGCGGCACGACGGTGACCCTCTCACCCGTGACTCAGAACGGTGCGGCTCCCCCCGAGGAGATCCTGGACCGCGCGGTCAACATCATCCGCGACCGGGTCAACGGCACCGGCATCTCCGACGCGGAGGTCGCCAAGTCAGGCGACAACATCATCATCTCCATCCCGGGCGTCGGGCAGAGCGAGGCCATCAAGCTGGTCGCGACCACGGCGGAGCTGCGCTTCCGCCAGGTGCTCGCCATGGAGGCCACGCAACTCCCGCAGGAGCTCACCACCCAGCCCGCGACGCCCAGCGCCGCCCCGTCGGGCAGCGCGTCGCCCGAGCCGACGGCCTCGCCGTCGAAGTCGGCCAGGTCGGAGCCCTCGAGCCCCCGGTCACCCGCGGCGGGCACGCCCAGCGCCTCCCCGACGGGCAAGGCCCTGTCGTCGGCGCTCACGGCGCAGGCCCCCGATCCCACGCCGACGGCCACCCGCGCCCAGAAGGACGGCCAGTCGGACGCCAAGCAGCAGTCCGACCGCCAGCAGAACGACCAGCAGCAGGTGCAGAAGAAGGGCCAGGACCCCAAGGCCAGCCCCACCCCGAGCCCCACGGCCACGCAGCCGCAGCAGGATTCCGGCGTCAACACCAAGGGCATCGACCCCGCCGTGCTGAAGCAGTTCAACAGCCTCGACTGCGCCGACCCCAAGAACCGCGGCCAGGGCGTCCAGGACGACCCCAACAAGCAGTACGCCGGTTGTGAGAGTGACGGCAGCTTCAAGTACGTGCTCGACGTGGCCAAGGTCGTCGGCACCGACATCGACACCGCCTCGGCCGGCGTGCGTCAGGGCAGCACCGAGTGGGTCGTCCAGCTCGACTTCAAGAGCAAGGGCGCGGGCGAGTGGAGCAAGCTCACCTCCGCCGCCTTCAACTCGCCGGAGCCCCGCAACAAGGTGGCCGTCGTCCTCGACGGCGTCGTGATCACCGCCCCCAACATCATCAGCCCGATCCCGGGCGGCCGGGCCGAGATCACCGGCGGCTTCAACCAGAAGAGCGCCACCGAACTGGCCGAGCAGCTCAAGTACGGCGCGCTGCCGCTGAAGTTCGAGCGCAGCTCGATCGACACCGTCTCCTCCACGCTGGGCCAGGACCAGCTGATGGGCGGCCTGATCTCCGGCATCATCGGTCTGGCGCTCGTGGTCGTCTACTGCCTGCTCTACTACCGCGGCCTGGGCATCGTGGCCGTGCTGAGCCTCGTCGTCGCCTCGATCCTCACCTACCTGGCCGTCGTCGTGCTGGGCCACAACGCCGGTTTCCGGCTGTCGCTGCCGCACATCATCGGCCTGGTGGTCTCGATCGGCATCACCGCCGACTCCTTCATCGTGTACTTCGAGCGCATCCGCGACGAGATGAAGGAAGGCCGGCGGACGCTCCGCGCGGCCGTCGAGGTGGCCTGGGTCCGCGCCCGGCGCACGATCCTGATCGCCGACGCCGTCATGTTCATCGCCGCGGTCGTGCTCTACGCCCTCGCGGTGGGCGGTGTCGCCGGGTTCGCGTTCGCCATGGGCCTGACCACGCTGATCGACATCGTGGTGGTGTTCATGTTCACCAAGCCGTTCATCGCGCTGCTGGCCAGGCTGAAGTTCTTCGCCAAGGGACACCCGCTGTCCGGCATCGACGCCGAACGCATGAGCGCTCACCCCACCGGCTCGAGCCGCCCGACCACCCCGCAGGAGGCCTGA
- the yajC gene encoding preprotein translocase subunit YajC, producing the protein MEQLGSILPLILLVVVFYFLLIRPQRKRQQEALKMQSNLTPGTRVMTTTGLFATVVVVDNEDVILEIAPGVETRWVKAAIGRVVTPGDPVADADDTVASTAGETADDSTDRPAAGEIGGKDDDTAERNDGHDTRKS; encoded by the coding sequence ATGGAGCAACTCGGAAGTATCCTGCCGCTGATTCTTCTCGTGGTGGTGTTCTACTTCCTGCTGATCCGCCCGCAGCGCAAGCGGCAGCAGGAGGCGCTCAAGATGCAGAGCAACCTCACTCCCGGCACCCGGGTGATGACCACGACCGGCCTGTTCGCGACCGTGGTCGTCGTTGACAACGAGGACGTGATCCTCGAGATCGCCCCGGGCGTGGAGACCCGCTGGGTCAAGGCCGCGATCGGCCGTGTGGTGACGCCGGGCGACCCCGTGGCCGACGCCGACGACACTGTCGCGAGCACCGCCGGCGAGACCGCCGACGACAGCACGGACCGGCCCGCGGCCGGTGAGATCGGTGGCAAGGACGACGACACCGCGGAGCGCAACGACGGACACGACACCAGGAAGTCCTGA
- the ruvB gene encoding Holliday junction branch migration DNA helicase RuvB codes for MAARPRGRPRGRAEGGGVSLERDLVSPDAEGDELQIEAALRPKRLSEFIGQGRVREQLSLVLESAMRRNRPPDHVLMSGSPGLGKTTLAMIIAVELNAPLRITSGPALERAGDLAAILSTLAEGEVLFIDEIHRMARPAEEMLYLAMEDFRVDIVVGKGPGATAIPLDIAPFTLVGATTRAGLLPAPLRDRFGFTAHMDFYEVAELEQVLRRSATLLGVTLPGEGAHEIARRSRGTPRIANRLLRRVRDFADVRAGGLIDRDIASAALDLYEVDAEGLDRLDRAVLGVLLRKFGGGPVGLSTLAVAVGEEPETVEVVAEPFLVRQGLLARTPRGRVATAAAWHHLGMKPPPDAFGAAHFD; via the coding sequence ATGGCGGCGCGCCCGCGAGGACGCCCGCGAGGACGCGCGGAAGGAGGAGGCGTGAGCCTGGAGCGCGATCTCGTGTCCCCCGACGCCGAGGGCGACGAGCTGCAGATCGAGGCGGCGCTGCGGCCGAAGCGGCTGAGCGAGTTCATCGGCCAGGGCCGGGTCCGCGAGCAGCTCTCGCTGGTGCTGGAGAGCGCCATGCGGCGCAACCGCCCGCCCGACCACGTGCTGATGAGCGGCTCGCCCGGGCTCGGCAAGACGACCCTGGCCATGATCATCGCGGTGGAGCTGAACGCCCCCCTGCGCATCACCTCGGGTCCCGCCCTCGAACGGGCCGGCGACCTCGCCGCGATCCTGTCCACCCTCGCCGAGGGCGAGGTGCTGTTCATCGACGAGATCCACCGGATGGCCCGCCCCGCCGAGGAGATGCTCTACCTCGCCATGGAGGACTTCCGCGTCGACATCGTCGTCGGCAAGGGCCCCGGCGCCACCGCCATCCCGCTCGACATCGCGCCGTTCACCCTCGTCGGCGCCACCACGCGCGCCGGGCTGCTGCCCGCGCCGCTGCGCGACCGCTTCGGCTTCACCGCCCACATGGACTTCTACGAGGTGGCGGAGCTGGAGCAGGTGCTTCGCAGGTCGGCCACGCTGCTCGGCGTGACGCTGCCCGGCGAGGGCGCCCACGAGATCGCCCGGCGCTCGCGCGGCACACCGCGCATCGCCAACCGGCTGCTGCGCCGGGTGCGCGACTTCGCCGACGTCCGCGCCGGCGGGCTCATCGATCGGGACATCGCCTCCGCCGCGCTCGACCTGTACGAGGTCGACGCCGAAGGGCTGGACCGGCTCGACCGGGCGGTGCTCGGCGTGCTTCTGCGCAAGTTCGGCGGCGGCCCCGTGGGCCTGTCGACCCTCGCCGTGGCCGTGGGGGAGGAGCCGGAGACGGTCGAGGTGGTCGCCGAGCCGTTCCTCGTCCGGCAGGGCCTGCTGGCCAGGACCCCGCGCGGCCGGGTCGCCACCGCGGCGGCCTGGCACCACCTCGGTATGAAGCCGCCCCCCGACGCGTTCGGAGCGGCGCATTTCGACTGA
- the ruvA gene encoding Holliday junction branch migration protein RuvA has translation MIASVAGRVAAVAPDGAVIEVGGVGILTHCTPGTLARLKVGEEARLATSLVVREESLTLYGFATDDERAVFELLQSASGVGPKLALAMLAVHTPHALRVAVAAADLKALTKVPGIGQKGAQRIVLELKDRLGTPATAVDAALNGDRGTAPWREQVHSGLVGLGYSAKDADEAVAAVEHEADADLVAGRSPQVAALLKAALRSLSAR, from the coding sequence GTGATCGCTTCGGTGGCCGGGCGGGTGGCGGCCGTCGCTCCCGACGGCGCGGTGATCGAGGTCGGCGGGGTCGGCATCCTCACCCACTGCACCCCCGGCACGCTCGCCAGGCTCAAGGTCGGCGAGGAAGCGCGCCTGGCCACGTCGCTCGTGGTCCGCGAGGAGTCCCTCACGCTGTACGGGTTCGCCACCGACGACGAGCGGGCCGTCTTCGAGCTGCTGCAGAGCGCCAGCGGCGTCGGCCCCAAGCTGGCCCTGGCCATGCTCGCCGTCCACACGCCCCACGCGCTGCGCGTCGCCGTGGCCGCCGCCGACCTCAAGGCCCTCACCAAGGTGCCCGGCATCGGCCAGAAGGGCGCCCAGCGCATCGTCCTGGAGCTCAAGGACCGCCTCGGCACCCCCGCCACGGCCGTCGACGCCGCGCTCAACGGCGACCGCGGGACGGCGCCCTGGCGCGAGCAGGTGCACTCGGGCCTCGTGGGTCTCGGCTACTCCGCCAAGGACGCCGACGAGGCCGTCGCCGCCGTCGAGCACGAGGCCGACGCCGACCTGGTCGCCGGCCGCTCCCCGCAGGTGGCCGCCCTCCTCAAGGCCGCCCTCCGCTCACTCAGCGCCCGATGA
- the ruvC gene encoding crossover junction endodeoxyribonuclease RuvC, whose amino-acid sequence MRVMGVDPGLTRCGVGAVEGRPGAPLSLVAVGVVRTGADEDLGTRLVGIEAGIERWLDEVRPDAVAVERVFSQHNVRTVMGTAQAAGIAVLCAARRGLPVALHTPSEVKAAITGSGTADKKQIGAMVTRLLRLSEMPKPADAADALALAICHVWRGGPQHRLAEAVAAAKARARTGTPPPGHGSGARAARRP is encoded by the coding sequence GTGCGGGTGATGGGCGTCGATCCGGGGCTGACCCGATGCGGGGTGGGGGCGGTCGAGGGCCGTCCCGGCGCGCCGCTGTCGCTGGTCGCCGTCGGCGTGGTCCGTACGGGCGCCGACGAGGACCTGGGCACCCGGTTGGTGGGCATCGAGGCCGGCATCGAGCGGTGGCTGGACGAGGTGCGTCCCGACGCCGTGGCCGTCGAGCGGGTCTTCAGCCAGCACAACGTCCGCACCGTCATGGGCACCGCCCAGGCCGCCGGCATCGCCGTCCTGTGCGCCGCCCGTCGCGGCCTGCCCGTCGCCCTGCACACCCCCTCGGAGGTCAAGGCCGCCATCACCGGCAGCGGCACCGCCGACAAGAAGCAGATCGGCGCCATGGTGACCCGGCTGCTGCGACTCAGCGAGATGCCCAAGCCCGCCGACGCCGCCGACGCCCTCGCCCTCGCCATCTGCCACGTCTGGCGGGGTGGCCCGCAACACCGCCTCGCCGAGGCCGTCGCCGCCGCCAAGGCCCGGGCCAGGACCGGCACACCGCCGCCAGGACACGGAAGCGGAGCCCGTGCCGCCCGAAGGCCGTGA
- a CDS encoding GNAT family N-acetyltransferase, which translates to MDIRDLTPDDTDAILDLRRRSFGPVSAADADKWRKAVGPVMAEGRYLGVFDGDRLAAGARVRAFTQWWHGRPQPMAGVAGVTVNPEDRGRGVGTRLMRAVVDRAAELGDAVSALYPATTPVYRATGYEHAGAQHLMVLRAEALRSIRPSGPVRLRRMGPADAAEVVSVLHRVHGAARASGPISWDERTWALWLAEEDDFLYLAEDGYVVYRWDDGDIRVANLVAGSERTARALWSLVGSSSSIAEHVTAPVAPDDPVLWLTRERSKEKATDIRWMFRVIDLAAAVARRGYPAGVALDATLDVDDPLRPGNTGRWRLRVSGGQGAATLLGAATPAADGPGDGSGSPAPAMPSGGPRLTINGLSALYAGIPTATLRRSGLLSGDDRHDEALDTTFAARPYMLDYF; encoded by the coding sequence GTGGACATTCGTGACCTGACCCCCGACGACACCGACGCCATCCTCGACCTGCGCAGACGGTCGTTCGGCCCCGTCTCCGCCGCGGACGCGGACAAGTGGCGCAAGGCCGTGGGCCCCGTGATGGCCGAGGGCCGCTACCTCGGCGTGTTCGACGGCGACCGGCTGGCCGCCGGCGCCCGCGTGCGCGCGTTCACCCAGTGGTGGCACGGCAGGCCGCAGCCGATGGCGGGCGTCGCCGGGGTCACGGTCAACCCCGAGGACCGCGGCAGGGGCGTCGGCACCCGGCTCATGCGCGCGGTCGTCGACCGCGCCGCCGAGCTGGGCGACGCCGTCTCGGCGCTGTATCCGGCCACCACCCCCGTCTACCGCGCGACGGGCTACGAGCACGCCGGCGCCCAGCACCTGATGGTCCTGCGCGCCGAGGCGCTGCGCTCCATCCGCCCGTCCGGCCCGGTGCGGCTGCGCCGGATGGGCCCCGCCGACGCGGCCGAGGTCGTCTCCGTCCTGCACCGTGTCCACGGCGCCGCCCGCGCCTCCGGCCCCATCTCCTGGGACGAGCGCACCTGGGCCCTGTGGCTCGCCGAGGAGGACGACTTCCTCTACCTCGCCGAAGACGGCTACGTCGTCTACCGGTGGGACGACGGCGACATCCGTGTCGCCAACCTCGTGGCCGGCTCCGAGCGGACCGCCCGCGCGCTGTGGTCGCTGGTCGGCTCCTCCTCCTCGATCGCCGAGCACGTCACCGCCCCCGTCGCGCCGGACGACCCGGTGCTGTGGCTGACCCGCGAACGCTCGAAGGAGAAGGCCACGGACATCCGGTGGATGTTCCGGGTGATCGACCTGGCGGCGGCCGTGGCGCGCAGGGGCTACCCGGCAGGGGTCGCCCTCGACGCGACGCTCGACGTCGACGACCCCCTGCGGCCGGGCAACACCGGCCGGTGGCGGCTGCGCGTCTCGGGGGGCCAGGGCGCCGCCACCCTCCTGGGGGCCGCCACACCGGCCGCTGACGGCCCGGGGGACGGCTCCGGGTCTCCGGCCCCCGCGATGCCCTCCGGGGGCCCCAGGCTCACGATCAACGGCCTCTCGGCCCTGTACGCGGGCATCCCCACAGCCACGCTGCGCCGTAGCGGCCTCCTGTCGGGGGACGACCGCCACGACGAGGCCCTCGACACGACCTTCGCCGCCCGGCCGTACATGCTGGACTACTTCTGA